The Halobellus sp. MBLA0158 genome has a window encoding:
- a CDS encoding TVP38/TMEM64 family protein — protein sequence MRDDVFASPAARRSAAARVLLLVGSFVVAAVAVERFVPSATDPEWIRSQLAGLGWYAPLAFVALQTVQVVVAPIPGQVLGGVGGYLFGSLPGVAYSMLGVTAGSAIVFSASRRFGRPYVERVIEPATLERWDAFFDRNGAAGLFVLFLLPTFPDDLLCFVAGLSDLRARRFLALVIVGRTPSFLLVAYVGTRVADGALVRAGVLVVALGVVSVVVYLYRRRLVLALGGEG from the coding sequence ATGCGCGACGACGTCTTCGCCTCCCCGGCCGCCCGCCGGAGCGCCGCCGCCCGCGTCCTGCTGCTCGTGGGGTCGTTCGTCGTCGCCGCCGTGGCCGTCGAGCGGTTCGTCCCGTCGGCGACGGACCCCGAGTGGATCCGGAGCCAGCTGGCGGGCCTCGGCTGGTACGCGCCGCTCGCGTTCGTCGCCCTGCAGACCGTCCAAGTCGTCGTCGCGCCCATCCCCGGACAGGTCCTCGGCGGCGTCGGCGGGTACCTCTTCGGGAGCCTCCCCGGGGTCGCCTACAGTATGCTCGGCGTCACCGCGGGGAGCGCCATCGTGTTCTCCGCGAGTCGACGGTTCGGACGGCCGTACGTCGAACGCGTGATCGAGCCCGCGACGCTGGAGCGGTGGGACGCGTTCTTCGACCGGAACGGCGCCGCCGGACTGTTCGTGCTCTTCCTTTTGCCGACGTTCCCCGACGACCTGCTCTGCTTCGTCGCCGGGCTCTCGGACCTCCGCGCTCGAAGGTTCCTGGCACTCGTCATCGTCGGTCGGACCCCCTCGTTCCTCCTCGTCGCCTACGTCGGCACGCGGGTCGCCGACGGCGCGCTCGTCCGGGCCGGGGTGCTCGTCGTCGCGCTCGGCGTCGTCTCCGTTGTCGTCTATCTGTACAGGCGGCGGCTGGTACTCGCCCTCGGCGGCGAGGGGTGA
- a CDS encoding GNAT family N-acetyltransferase, with the protein MTKAWKLSRNRYGRAVYDRLQALGVTATLMTEYVAALPTDGATDRGANHTVGVVDPERVASLGAPRSELQPGEVVIAAFDGDEPAGYLFCSLDATHTIDPLERERSFEGAYIRRVFVDPDRRNRGVATALVAHACRWASDRGAARATALVARDNVPSRRLFEREGFEPARTHGYIRLGRFSYYRTY; encoded by the coding sequence GTGACGAAGGCGTGGAAGCTGTCCCGAAACCGCTACGGACGCGCCGTCTACGATCGGTTGCAGGCGCTCGGGGTGACGGCGACGCTGATGACGGAGTACGTGGCGGCGCTTCCGACCGACGGGGCGACTGACCGGGGGGCGAATCATACGGTGGGCGTCGTCGATCCCGAGCGAGTCGCGTCGCTCGGCGCGCCGCGGTCGGAACTCCAGCCCGGCGAGGTCGTCATCGCCGCCTTCGACGGGGACGAACCGGCCGGATACCTGTTCTGTTCGCTGGACGCCACGCACACGATCGACCCGCTCGAACGGGAGCGGAGCTTCGAGGGCGCGTACATCAGACGCGTGTTCGTCGATCCCGACCGCCGGAACCGGGGCGTCGCGACGGCGCTGGTCGCGCACGCGTGCCGGTGGGCGAGCGACCGGGGCGCGGCGCGGGCGACCGCGCTCGTCGCCCGGGACAACGTCCCGTCCCGACGGCTGTTCGAGCGCGAGGGGTTCGAGCCGGCCCGCACCCACGGCTATATTCGACTCGGCCGGTTTTCGTACTATCGCACGTACTGA
- a CDS encoding HD domain-containing protein encodes MGVEIKESAVSDAEFEEMKRFVRDYLTASVESEEDGGRMRWYPWHSAEYRFNHILNVVKLATRIAEREGADVDVVRVAALFHDISKLEAEQEVHAEEGARVAREYLTTHGDFPQSFVEQVCQVVADHSYQGPLDDVSLETQSLIEADILDKVGANGAALMLLRMGYEARTHMDAAEMVERVLERGRDATDRINSDAAESIAHERLKRVKWFREWLEGEVPQMDHETEPDDESGAEDASAGTDSGAESPVDSDKR; translated from the coding sequence GTGGGCGTTGAGATCAAGGAGTCGGCGGTCAGCGACGCGGAGTTCGAGGAGATGAAGCGGTTCGTCCGCGATTACCTCACCGCGAGCGTCGAGAGCGAAGAGGACGGCGGCCGGATGCGGTGGTACCCCTGGCACAGCGCCGAGTACCGCTTCAACCACATCCTGAACGTCGTCAAGCTCGCGACGCGCATCGCCGAGCGGGAGGGCGCGGACGTCGACGTCGTCCGCGTGGCGGCGCTGTTCCACGACATCTCGAAGCTCGAAGCCGAACAGGAGGTCCACGCCGAGGAGGGCGCCCGCGTCGCCCGCGAGTACCTGACGACCCACGGGGACTTCCCGCAGTCGTTCGTCGAGCAGGTGTGTCAGGTCGTCGCCGACCACTCCTACCAGGGCCCGCTCGACGACGTCTCCCTGGAGACCCAGAGCCTCATCGAGGCCGACATCCTCGACAAGGTCGGCGCCAACGGGGCCGCCCTGATGCTCCTGCGGATGGGCTACGAGGCGCGGACGCACATGGACGCCGCCGAGATGGTCGAGCGCGTCCTCGAACGCGGCCGCGACGCCACGGACCGGATCAACTCCGACGCCGCCGAGAGCATCGCCCACGAGCGGCTCAAGCGCGTCAAGTGGTTCCGCGAGTGGCTCGAAGGCGAGGTCCCGCAGATGGACCACGAGACCGAACCCGACGACGAGTCGGGCGCCGAAGACGCCAGTGCGGGCACCGACTCCGGCGCCGAGTCCCCGGTCGATTCCGACAAGCGCTAA
- a CDS encoding CehA/McbA family metallohydrolase, with amino-acid sequence MTEGRTVTVDPHLHTVASYDGHATPERLLDAAERAGLDAVVVTDHDTVEGARVAKTLAADRDVVVVVGCEVSTADGHLLAIGVHDAPEPGRPLPTTARAVRDRGGLAVVPHPFQRSRHGARADAIEAVDGIEVHNAHALLNIRNGQARSFAARRGYAMFGGSDAHRAGTVGLATTAVTLPPETDLTSESLVGAMRDGDTTAVGRRTSTWQYVSKLFANARYRTLSLV; translated from the coding sequence ATGACGGAGGGGCGGACCGTCACCGTCGACCCGCACCTCCACACCGTCGCCTCGTACGACGGCCACGCCACCCCCGAGCGGCTGCTCGACGCGGCCGAGCGGGCCGGCCTGGACGCGGTCGTCGTCACCGACCACGACACCGTCGAGGGCGCCCGCGTCGCAAAGACGCTCGCGGCGGACCGCGACGTGGTGGTCGTCGTCGGCTGCGAGGTCTCGACCGCCGACGGGCATCTGCTGGCGATCGGCGTCCACGACGCTCCCGAGCCCGGTCGACCGCTCCCGACCACGGCGCGCGCGGTCCGCGATCGGGGCGGGCTCGCGGTCGTTCCGCACCCGTTTCAGCGATCGCGACACGGGGCGCGAGCCGACGCCATCGAGGCCGTCGACGGCATCGAGGTCCACAACGCGCACGCGCTCTTGAACATCCGCAACGGACAGGCCCGGAGCTTCGCCGCACGGCGCGGGTACGCGATGTTCGGCGGGAGCGACGCCCACCGAGCGGGCACCGTCGGGCTGGCGACGACGGCGGTGACGCTCCCGCCCGAGACCGACCTCACCTCCGAGTCGCTCGTCGGCGCGATGCGTGACGGCGACACCACCGCGGTCGGACGCCGCACCTCGACTTGGCAGTACGTCAGCAAGCTGTTCGCCAACGCGCGGTACCGAACGCTGTCGCTGGTGTGA
- a CDS encoding sugar phosphate nucleotidyltransferase, with protein MKAVVLAGGYATRMWPITKDRPKMLLPIGDGTVIDIIFEELEADDRIDEVFVSTNEAFAGDFEAFLADSPYDKPTVSVEETVEEDEKFGVVGALEQLIDREGVDDDLVVIAGDNLLSFQVSEFVDFFESKGTPCLAAYDVGSKERAKSYGLVQLDGDRVVDFQEKPDDPQSTLVSIACYAFPAETLPDFETYLANGNNPDEPGWFMKWLQDRGVVNAFTFDGAWFDIGTPESYLEAVSWHLGGDTYIHGDATLDNVELGENVHVMAGAEITDSTLDRSVVFGDAVIRDSELRSTIVDEHAHVESLDLSAALVGAHSRLG; from the coding sequence ATGAAGGCTGTTGTCCTCGCGGGCGGGTACGCGACGCGGATGTGGCCGATCACGAAAGACCGGCCGAAGATGCTCTTGCCGATCGGCGACGGCACGGTCATCGACATCATCTTCGAGGAACTCGAAGCCGACGACCGGATCGACGAGGTGTTCGTGAGCACCAACGAGGCCTTCGCCGGCGACTTCGAGGCGTTCCTCGCCGACTCGCCCTACGACAAGCCGACCGTCTCCGTCGAGGAGACCGTCGAGGAGGACGAGAAGTTCGGCGTCGTCGGCGCGCTCGAACAGCTCATCGACCGCGAGGGCGTCGACGACGACCTGGTCGTCATCGCGGGCGACAACCTCCTCTCCTTCCAGGTCTCGGAGTTCGTCGACTTCTTCGAGTCGAAGGGGACGCCGTGTCTCGCCGCCTACGACGTCGGCTCGAAGGAGCGCGCGAAGTCCTACGGCCTCGTCCAGCTGGACGGCGACCGCGTCGTCGACTTCCAGGAGAAGCCCGACGATCCACAGAGCACGCTCGTCTCGATCGCCTGTTACGCCTTCCCCGCGGAGACGCTCCCGGACTTCGAGACCTACCTCGCGAACGGCAACAACCCCGACGAGCCGGGATGGTTTATGAAGTGGCTCCAGGACCGGGGCGTCGTCAACGCGTTCACGTTCGACGGCGCGTGGTTCGACATCGGCACGCCCGAGAGCTACCTGGAGGCGGTGTCGTGGCACCTCGGCGGCGACACCTACATCCACGGGGACGCGACGCTCGACAACGTCGAACTGGGTGAGAACGTCCACGTGATGGCCGGCGCCGAAATCACCGACTCGACGCTCGATCGGAGCGTCGTCTTCGGCGACGCGGTGATCCGCGACTCGGAGCTCCGGAGCACGATCGTCGACGAGCACGCCCACGTGGAGAGTCTGGACCTCTCCGCGGCGCTGGTCGGCGCACACTCCCGGCTCGGATAG
- a CDS encoding ABC transporter ATP-binding protein — protein MSDLRARFRTDAGPVRALDGVSFDVARGETVCLVGESGSGKTVASESITGLVDADGGDVVAGELRFDGRDLRALPESELRALRGDRIAHVFQNPQSALNPVYSIGWQVAEAVRLHADVSKREARTRAIDLLDRVGLPDPAGRIDDYPHELSGGMKQRVAIAMALAGEPDLLIADEPTTALDVTIQSQVLRLLDELQSEREMALLLVTHDLGVVAEMADRVVVLYDGLVMERGSVYDVFERPSHPYTRALLDALPGRRGFGRSGTSANAGTDGQHSTSSSGRSSATDGDPPPGCRFRARCPHAVDACREGEHPPLYPTPGSESAPDGDAAAAEHVASCVHFRPDGDPGVVYGSDPTEGEANADADAGETR, from the coding sequence GTGTCGGACCTCCGCGCGCGCTTCCGGACCGACGCCGGACCCGTGCGCGCGCTCGACGGCGTCTCCTTCGACGTCGCCCGCGGCGAGACGGTCTGTCTCGTCGGCGAGTCCGGCAGCGGCAAGACCGTCGCGAGCGAGTCGATCACCGGCCTGGTCGACGCCGACGGCGGCGACGTCGTCGCCGGCGAGCTCCGCTTCGACGGGCGCGACCTCCGCGCGCTCCCCGAGTCGGAACTCCGCGCGCTCCGCGGCGATCGGATCGCCCACGTGTTCCAGAACCCCCAGAGCGCGCTGAATCCGGTGTACTCGATCGGCTGGCAGGTCGCCGAGGCGGTCCGGCTCCACGCGGACGTCTCCAAGCGCGAGGCCCGGACGCGCGCGATCGACCTCCTCGACCGCGTCGGCCTCCCCGACCCGGCCGGTCGGATCGACGACTACCCCCACGAGCTCTCCGGCGGGATGAAACAGCGCGTCGCGATCGCGATGGCGCTGGCGGGCGAGCCGGATCTCCTGATCGCCGACGAGCCGACGACCGCGCTCGACGTGACGATCCAGTCGCAGGTGCTCCGACTGCTCGACGAGCTCCAGTCTGAGAGGGAGATGGCGCTGCTGCTCGTGACCCACGACCTCGGCGTCGTCGCCGAGATGGCGGACCGCGTCGTCGTGCTGTACGACGGGCTCGTGATGGAGCGCGGGAGCGTCTACGACGTCTTCGAGCGGCCGTCGCACCCGTACACGCGAGCCCTGCTCGACGCGCTTCCGGGGCGGCGCGGATTCGGGCGCTCGGGGACCTCAGCGAACGCAGGTACGGACGGCCAGCACTCAACGTCGTCTTCCGGTCGTAGTTCGGCGACAGACGGCGACCCGCCGCCTGGCTGTCGGTTCCGCGCACGGTGCCCCCACGCCGTCGACGCCTGCCGGGAGGGCGAGCACCCGCCGCTGTATCCGACGCCGGGCTCGGAATCGGCCCCCGACGGCGACGCCGCGGCCGCCGAACACGTCGCGTCCTGCGTTCACTTCCGACCTGACGGTGATCCCGGCGTCGTCTACGGATCCGATCCGACCGAGGGCGAGGCCAACGCCGACGCCGACGCGGGTGAGACGCGATGA
- a CDS encoding transcriptional regulator, whose product MSEPGEDATTRQRIADALRAEPHDATALSTAVGVPRSSVYRHVEHVAQSVDGEDEQFLVAPPECRECGFDGFDDPLNDPSRCPECRSERIAEPRFVIE is encoded by the coding sequence ATGTCCGAACCGGGCGAGGACGCCACGACGAGACAGCGGATCGCCGACGCGCTCCGCGCCGAGCCCCACGACGCGACCGCCCTCTCGACCGCGGTCGGCGTGCCCCGATCGTCGGTCTACCGACACGTCGAACACGTCGCCCAGAGCGTCGACGGCGAGGACGAGCAGTTCCTCGTCGCCCCGCCGGAGTGCCGCGAGTGCGGCTTCGACGGCTTCGACGACCCGCTGAACGACCCCTCGCGGTGTCCGGAGTGCCGCTCGGAGCGGATCGCCGAGCCGCGGTTCGTGATCGAGTGA
- a CDS encoding diphthine--ammonia ligase, producing MTDSGKWVSLFSGGKDSSWALYRALEEGLDVARLLTVHPGDDSYMYHVPETRLAGLAAESIGIELVEVEPDDLGAADADDAGAQGDREVEPLEAALEDLRSELDGGLAGVTAGAVESEYQTSRIEAMCDRLGIDLFAPLWQRDPRELGEEMLAVGFEITIVQVAAGGLDESWLGRALDADALDELAELNDAYGVHVLGEGGEFETLVTDGPHMDRPIELEYETVWEGTRGHIRVTDAWLGE from the coding sequence ATGACCGATTCCGGCAAGTGGGTGAGCCTCTTCTCCGGCGGCAAAGACTCCTCGTGGGCGCTCTACCGCGCGCTCGAAGAGGGACTGGACGTCGCGCGGCTCCTCACCGTCCACCCCGGCGACGACTCGTATATGTACCACGTGCCGGAGACCCGGCTGGCCGGCCTCGCGGCCGAGAGCATCGGTATCGAACTCGTGGAGGTCGAACCCGACGACCTCGGCGCCGCCGACGCCGACGACGCGGGCGCGCAGGGCGACCGCGAGGTCGAGCCCCTGGAGGCCGCGCTCGAGGACCTCCGATCGGAACTGGACGGCGGCCTCGCCGGCGTCACGGCGGGCGCCGTCGAGAGCGAGTACCAGACCTCCCGCATCGAGGCGATGTGCGACCGGCTCGGGATCGACCTCTTCGCGCCGCTGTGGCAGCGCGATCCGCGCGAGCTCGGCGAGGAGATGCTCGCGGTGGGCTTCGAGATCACCATCGTTCAGGTCGCCGCCGGCGGCCTCGACGAGTCGTGGCTCGGCCGCGCGCTCGACGCCGACGCCCTCGACGAACTGGCCGAACTCAACGACGCCTACGGCGTCCACGTCCTCGGCGAGGGCGGGGAGTTCGAGACGCTCGTGACCGACGGCCCGCATATGGACCGGCCGATCGAACTGGAGTACGAAACGGTCTGGGAGGGGACGCGCGGCCACATCCGCGTGACGGACGCCTGGCTCGGCGAGTGA
- a CDS encoding CDP-alcohol phosphatidyltransferase family protein, translated as MSQEVREALREVRARVESTDRVLDPIDRTNVAAQLTGADYISLGALFVAWGCALLFLRGEPNLALLAMFGAFLLDKADGWYARRTGESSPFGRRVDSFIDVFAYLVPAALLYRVFSPHMAATWIVGFLILAFGGLRLIRHNEEGFGEDDGRSYYHGTTVVHTNLVVVGNYLLAALFGWSGWLAGVLIAAACPLMISNYKAYKTDASHVLAGIGALVAGGIALCLELGYL; from the coding sequence ATGAGTCAGGAAGTCAGAGAGGCGCTCCGGGAGGTCAGGGCCCGGGTCGAGAGCACGGACCGGGTGCTCGATCCGATCGACCGAACGAACGTCGCGGCGCAGTTGACGGGGGCCGACTACATCAGCCTCGGGGCCCTGTTCGTCGCGTGGGGCTGTGCGCTGCTGTTCCTCCGGGGCGAGCCGAACCTCGCGCTGCTGGCGATGTTCGGCGCGTTCCTCCTGGACAAGGCGGACGGCTGGTACGCGCGTCGGACGGGCGAGTCCTCGCCGTTCGGGCGCCGGGTCGACTCCTTCATCGACGTCTTCGCGTACCTCGTGCCGGCGGCTCTCCTCTACCGGGTGTTCTCCCCGCATATGGCCGCGACGTGGATCGTCGGCTTCCTGATCCTCGCCTTCGGCGGCCTGCGCCTCATCCGCCACAACGAGGAGGGGTTCGGCGAGGACGACGGCCGCAGCTACTACCACGGGACGACGGTGGTCCACACGAACCTCGTCGTCGTCGGGAACTACCTCCTCGCGGCGCTGTTCGGCTGGTCGGGGTGGCTCGCCGGCGTCCTCATCGCGGCCGCCTGCCCGCTCATGATCTCGAACTACAAGGCGTACAAGACCGACGCGAGCCACGTCCTCGCCGGCATCGGCGCGCTGGTCGCGGGCGGGATCGCGCTCTGCCTTGAGCTGGGTTACCTATGA
- a CDS encoding ABC transporter ATP-binding protein, which produces MTADRSSADAPLLAVRGLEKHYRLTEGFWNREAGRVRAVDGVDLTVERGEAVGLVGESGCGKSTAARAILRIDEPTGGTVRFRGEDVTEYDRPALKRFRRRAQLLFQDPTSSFDPRRSIGESVAEPLAVQGMADRARRRRLAESTLERVGLDRRDADRYPHELSGGEKQRAALARALVVDPDLLVADEPVSALDASVQADVLGLLDRLRRELDLAVLLISHDLAVVREVCDRVAVMYLGEVVESGPVESVFGDPQHPYTRALLASMPIPDPRVERPDVRLRGEVPSAADPPDGCRFHTRCPEVIPPEGYDLDGEDWRRLHRFRIRLGRESSIDVGAVREYVAAERGVDPDDVASEAVQTALRREFDLPEPLSDPDAEAVLDRALGRLVAGDDAAAAEVLARVFRSPCEASSPRMRDLDGESAGRDAHTAACHLLDEASAADADDVDRDAGARDSAD; this is translated from the coding sequence ATGACCGCTGATCGATCCTCCGCCGACGCGCCGCTCTTGGCCGTCCGCGGCCTCGAAAAGCACTACCGGCTCACGGAGGGCTTCTGGAACCGCGAGGCGGGGCGCGTCCGCGCCGTCGACGGCGTTGACCTGACGGTCGAGCGCGGCGAGGCGGTCGGGCTCGTCGGCGAGTCCGGCTGCGGGAAGTCGACGGCGGCGCGGGCGATCCTCCGGATCGACGAGCCCACGGGCGGCACCGTCCGCTTTCGCGGCGAGGACGTCACCGAGTACGATCGGCCGGCGCTCAAGCGGTTCCGCCGCCGCGCGCAGTTGCTCTTCCAGGATCCGACGTCGAGCTTCGACCCCCGGCGGTCGATCGGGGAGTCGGTCGCCGAGCCGCTGGCCGTCCAGGGGATGGCGGACCGTGCGCGCAGGCGCCGGCTCGCCGAATCGACGCTGGAGCGCGTCGGCCTCGATCGACGCGACGCCGACCGCTACCCGCACGAGCTCTCCGGCGGCGAGAAGCAGCGGGCGGCGCTGGCCCGCGCGCTCGTCGTCGATCCCGACCTCCTGGTCGCGGACGAGCCCGTCTCGGCGCTCGACGCGTCCGTGCAGGCCGACGTCCTCGGACTGCTGGACCGCCTCCGGCGGGAACTCGACCTCGCCGTCCTCCTGATCAGCCACGACCTCGCCGTCGTCCGCGAGGTCTGCGACCGCGTGGCCGTGATGTACCTCGGCGAGGTCGTCGAGTCCGGGCCGGTCGAGTCCGTGTTCGGCGATCCGCAGCACCCCTACACCCGAGCCCTGCTCGCGTCGATGCCGATCCCCGACCCGCGAGTCGAGCGGCCCGACGTCCGACTCCGGGGCGAGGTCCCGAGCGCGGCCGACCCGCCCGACGGCTGTCGGTTCCACACGCGGTGTCCCGAGGTGATCCCGCCGGAGGGCTACGACCTCGACGGCGAGGACTGGCGACGGCTCCACCGCTTCCGGATCCGGCTCGGCCGAGAGTCGAGCATCGACGTCGGCGCGGTTCGCGAGTACGTCGCGGCCGAGCGGGGCGTCGACCCCGACGACGTCGCCAGCGAGGCGGTACAGACTGCACTCAGACGCGAGTTCGACCTCCCCGAGCCGCTGTCGGACCCCGACGCGGAGGCGGTCCTCGACCGCGCGCTCGGCCGACTCGTCGCGGGCGACGACGCGGCCGCGGCGGAGGTCCTGGCGCGGGTGTTCCGCTCGCCCTGCGAGGCGTCGTCGCCGCGGATGCGCGACCTCGACGGGGAGAGCGCCGGCCGCGACGCACACACCGCCGCCTGTCACCTCCTCGACGAGGCGTCCGCGGCCGACGCCGATGACGTCGATCGCGATGCCGGCGCCCGCGACTCGGCGGACTGA
- a CDS encoding metal-dependent hydrolase, whose translation MMAFTHGLASVAVATALLPFGPEYAAPPVLAAALLGGIAPDLDVVADHRKTLHFPVGYTALAAGLLGVHAVAADPTLWLVWVAVAAAAAHSWADVLAGSVEAEPWNPTTERAVYNHALGAWHRPRRLVRYSGAVEDVLLGLACAGVAVAAPVTGPTADAGLIAVGALSGLYAVLRHPSVRLDAIAERFPAAWARLPAISVEETESGATTVSLRYR comes from the coding sequence ATGATGGCGTTCACCCACGGGCTCGCGAGCGTCGCCGTCGCGACCGCGTTGCTGCCCTTCGGACCCGAGTACGCCGCGCCGCCGGTGCTCGCAGCGGCGCTCCTCGGCGGGATCGCGCCCGACCTGGACGTGGTCGCCGACCACCGGAAGACGCTCCACTTCCCGGTCGGATACACCGCACTCGCGGCGGGCCTCCTCGGGGTCCACGCGGTCGCCGCCGATCCGACGCTGTGGCTCGTCTGGGTGGCCGTCGCCGCGGCGGCGGCCCACTCGTGGGCGGACGTCCTCGCTGGCAGCGTCGAGGCCGAGCCGTGGAACCCGACGACCGAGCGGGCGGTGTACAACCACGCGCTCGGCGCCTGGCACCGCCCGCGGCGGCTGGTCCGGTACTCGGGCGCGGTCGAGGACGTCCTCCTGGGGCTCGCGTGCGCGGGCGTCGCCGTCGCCGCACCGGTCACCGGCCCGACGGCGGACGCCGGCCTGATCGCGGTCGGCGCGCTGTCCGGCCTCTACGCGGTGCTCCGCCATCCGAGCGTCCGGCTGGACGCGATCGCCGAGCGATTCCCCGCCGCGTGGGCGCGGCTCCCCGCGATCAGCGTCGAGGAGACCGAAAGCGGCGCCACCACGGTGTCGCTCCGGTACCGGTAG